Genomic segment of Nostoc sp. TCL240-02:
CTTGCAGGCAAGGTGGGCGCTCTGTCATTTGAGCTATCCGCTACTGGCGCAAGTTAACTCTCTGGTGAAAGTTGACTTGTATTATTACTGTAGTATATGTATTATCTGCTGTCAAGGGACTGACGATTTAAATTTATAGAGTTGTTGGTTGAGTTAAAAGCCTTCTTTTTTCTCTGGGTACAAACTTTTGTGCGTAGTTTGCCGCCGTAGGCATCGCAGACCAATGTTAGACAAGTTCCAGTTTCAAGAGGCTATAACACCTACACGGTAAAGCTTTTGCCGGCAAATTTGCCGTAACTTTGCCAAAAGATACAAAAAAGTGTCACAATTTTTGCCAATATATATAATATTATTTCCACAAATTCACTTGGCAAAAATCGGCATGAGTGAAAAACCCATAGAAGACAACGGCAAGGCTTTTCTCGTTCTACTTTTGCCCATCTCGTTTTTGATTATTTTCCTGGTTGCTACCTGGAGAATTTTGCTAGCGCTAATTGTGCTGGCAATTGGCTTCAAGATTTGGCAGGAATATCAATGGCAACAGTGGACTGTACGAGTTAACCCAATTTTTCATCAGTTGGTTCGAGAAAATCAGGGCAGACTTACGCCTATGGATTTGGCAATCAAGGGCAATTTTCCGGGAACAACGGCAAAACGCTACTTGGATGGTAAAGCCTCGGAATTTGGTGCCAGTATAGTCAATTCCGAAGAAGCGGGCCAGTCTTATTACTTTATAACTGCCAGCATTCTCGGCAATATTCTTGACAGTAGTGAGCCTGTTAAAGAACTTCCGGCTCAACCAGTTACTAAAACTGCGCGATCGCTCTTAGCAGCACCACCACCAACAACACTTGAGGAGGAAGAAACAGAAACTGAATCAATACCACAGCTAACCCAAACCCATGAGGAAGCTAAACGATCGCTGGAAAAACAGTTAATTTTTGGCTCTCTGATCCAATCTGAACTTGCCAAACGGCTAAATGTCTATTCCAGCACGGTTTATAAACGACGAAATGATCCAGAGTTTCCTGAATGGAGTCGCAGTAAAGACCCTGATGGTATTGCCTGGTCATACTCGGAAAAAACTAAAGAGTTTTTCCCAGTAGAGGAGGAATAAGAAGGCAAAAGTTAAAAGGCAAAAGGCAAAAGTAAGAACTTTAAAGGTTTACTTTTTATTTTTTACTTCTAAGCCCACAGCTTCTTTGATGGAATTTAATCCACTTTGTTCTAGCTTGGAAAGTAAACCTGCTAGAATCCGGCGTACCATCAGTGGGCCTTCATAAATCCAGCCTGTATAAACTTGGATCAAGCTAGCACCAGCAGTAATTTTTTCCCAAGCATCCTCTGGGGAAAAAATGCCACCAACGCCAATAATTGGGATTTCTCCTTGGGTTTGCTGCCAAATAAAACGAATTACCTCAGTGGAGCGATCGCGCAATGGTTCACCGCTAATTCCGCCAGCTTCTTCTTGAGGTGATTTGCCTGTTTGGTTAATCACCTGGGTTTTCAGTCCATCACGGCGGATGGTGGTGTTAGTTGCAATAATTCCCGCCAGTTGGTAGGTTTTAGCCAAAGAGATAATGTCAGCGATCGCAACCCAATCTAAATCTGGCGCTATCTTGACAAAAATTGGTTTATGTGCATTGTTTTCTTGTTGCAATAAATTCAAGATGGCACTGAGCATAGAAGCATCTTGGAGCGATCGCAACCCCGGCGTATTGGGAGAAGAGACATTAACAACAAAATAATCTCCCAAATCCTTGAGTAGGCGAAAACTACCGAGATAATCTTGTGCGGCTTCTTCTAGGGGAGTTACCTTAGATTTACCCAAATTTATCCCTATGGGTATTAAGTGGGTTGACTCCTGTTTTTCCTGTGTCAAACGGGCCGCCATTGCTGCTGCACCGAGGTTGTTAAAGCCCATCCGATTGAGAGCGGCTTTATCCAACGGTAGGCGAAACAAACGGGGACGCGGATTTCCTGGTTGTGCGTGAAAAGTTACAGTTCCTAGTTCTGCAAAGCCGAAACCCAGATTAGACCAAATACCAGCAGCGACTCCATCCTTATCGAAGCCAGCTGCTAATCCTACGGGATTTGGGAAGTTTAGCCCAAACAAATTTTGTTCTAGGCGGGAATCGTACAGACATAAAGATTTTTGTAAGCGTTGGTTTGCCCAACTAGTAGGGGTTTGTGATAGCCAGCTAAAACTGCGAATCGTCTGCTGGTGTAACCACTCCGGGTCCGTTTTTACCACATTGAACAAAAGCGGACTAATTGCAAATTTATAAATATCCATTAGCTTTGGGGACTGGGGATTGGGGACTGGGGATTGGGTATTGAAAAGAGTTATAAGGGGGAGTGCGCGGTGATGAGGAGAGAAATTTTCACTCTGCTCCTTGCTCCTTCCCCAGTCCCTAATCACCAATCCCCAATCACCAGTCCCCAGTTCAACATTAAACACTTATGGCGATATTACTCAGGGTGGTTTTCTGGGCATCTTATATATTACAAGTTATGTTAACCAATAAATCAGATGGGGCAGCCGCAAA
This window contains:
- a CDS encoding quinone-dependent dihydroorotate dehydrogenase, with the protein product MDIYKFAISPLLFNVVKTDPEWLHQQTIRSFSWLSQTPTSWANQRLQKSLCLYDSRLEQNLFGLNFPNPVGLAAGFDKDGVAAGIWSNLGFGFAELGTVTFHAQPGNPRPRLFRLPLDKAALNRMGFNNLGAAAMAARLTQEKQESTHLIPIGINLGKSKVTPLEEAAQDYLGSFRLLKDLGDYFVVNVSSPNTPGLRSLQDASMLSAILNLLQQENNAHKPIFVKIAPDLDWVAIADIISLAKTYQLAGIIATNTTIRRDGLKTQVINQTGKSPQEEAGGISGEPLRDRSTEVIRFIWQQTQGEIPIIGVGGIFSPEDAWEKITAGASLIQVYTGWIYEGPLMVRRILAGLLSKLEQSGLNSIKEAVGLEVKNKK